A window of Haloarchaeobius litoreus contains these coding sequences:
- a CDS encoding acyltransferase, with protein MTKRHVSLPADAEAGVRAFIDEVDERLSSDEDTCTVVEETLVDLHGDRDAYERWQNDAEVSPAERVRLQGYDPCNTTLESEYYAEKDEERFVRSKHLQWLWRQFDATPMADNVEFALRFRRMLAGHLFEECGENCRFFKGISFTYGHNISVGDNVVVHDDVHLDDRGKLTIGDRVSISDDAHIYSHDHDIVDQTAVSNYHTIVEDDARVTYDSMVRAGCRIGENAVVGAKSIVGSDVPDHHVAVGQPAKSVRVKPGWEEIAEPLDDANVDRRDDRELAYELPEDLDTFDEFGRDLSPPK; from the coding sequence ATGACGAAACGGCACGTCTCGCTCCCGGCTGACGCGGAGGCCGGTGTTCGGGCGTTCATCGACGAGGTCGACGAGCGACTCTCGTCCGACGAGGACACCTGTACGGTCGTCGAGGAGACGCTGGTCGACCTGCACGGGGACCGCGACGCGTACGAGCGCTGGCAGAACGACGCCGAGGTCTCGCCGGCCGAGCGCGTCCGCCTCCAGGGCTACGACCCGTGCAACACCACGCTGGAGTCGGAGTACTACGCCGAGAAGGACGAGGAGCGGTTCGTCCGCTCGAAGCACCTCCAGTGGCTCTGGCGGCAGTTCGACGCCACACCGATGGCCGACAACGTCGAGTTCGCGCTGCGCTTCCGACGGATGCTAGCTGGTCATCTGTTCGAGGAGTGCGGGGAGAACTGCCGGTTCTTCAAAGGGATCTCGTTCACCTACGGCCACAACATCAGCGTCGGCGACAACGTCGTCGTCCACGACGACGTCCACCTCGACGACCGCGGGAAGCTGACCATCGGCGACCGCGTCTCCATCTCCGACGACGCCCACATCTACAGCCACGACCACGACATCGTCGACCAGACCGCGGTCTCGAACTACCACACCATCGTCGAGGACGACGCCCGCGTCACCTACGACTCGATGGTCCGGGCGGGCTGTCGCATCGGCGAGAACGCCGTCGTCGGCGCGAAGAGCATCGTCGGCAGCGACGTCCCCGACCACCACGTCGCCGTCGGCCAGCCGGCTAAGAGTGTCCGCGTCAAGCCCGGCTGGGAGGAGATCGCCGAACCGCTCGACGACGCCAACGTCGACCGCCGGGACGACCGCGAGCTCGCGTACGAACTGCCCGAGGACCTCGACACCTTCGACGAGTTCGGCCGTGACCTGTCGCCCCCGAAGTAA
- a CDS encoding PQQ-dependent sugar dehydrogenase, with translation MKRRRLLATVGAGLASGVAGCLDPPGDGEQTPIDEDAPLRLERVRMRLQTPWGASFHPETGSLFVTERPGRVVRATGNNLGPVGDLTGDTAAYGQAGLLGLAFDPTEPTDLYVYQTYDGENGLRNRVLRLDASRQFAVDSVVLDGIPGNTVSNGGRIAFGPEGALWVTTGDAGEPQNAQSRVSLAGKVLRVTRDGEAHPDNPFDSPVYTYGHRNPRGLTFADDAVYVVENTPDLVDELNRLERGGNYGWPEVAGAADDDRFVDPVLSWQDPLIGPGSITHYTGPIDRWRGSFFVGALTGTHLRQVTFGDGDPEQRTLYGDLGRIRTTFTGPDDHLYFTTSNQDGRGDPDPTDDEIYRVRPP, from the coding sequence ATGAAGCGTCGTCGCCTCCTCGCCACGGTCGGTGCTGGCCTCGCCAGCGGCGTCGCCGGCTGTCTCGATCCGCCCGGTGACGGCGAGCAGACGCCGATCGACGAGGACGCTCCCCTGCGCCTCGAACGCGTGCGGATGCGGCTCCAGACGCCGTGGGGTGCGTCGTTCCACCCCGAAACCGGGAGCCTCTTCGTCACGGAGCGCCCCGGCCGGGTGGTCAGGGCGACCGGGAACAACCTCGGGCCGGTCGGGGACCTGACTGGAGACACGGCCGCCTACGGGCAGGCCGGCCTCCTCGGGCTGGCGTTCGACCCCACCGAACCGACGGACCTCTACGTCTACCAGACGTACGACGGCGAGAACGGCCTACGGAACCGGGTGCTCCGGCTCGACGCCAGCCGACAGTTCGCGGTGGATTCGGTCGTCCTCGACGGGATACCGGGCAACACCGTAAGCAACGGGGGCCGGATCGCGTTCGGCCCCGAGGGCGCGCTCTGGGTCACGACGGGCGACGCCGGCGAGCCCCAGAACGCCCAGTCTCGGGTCTCGCTGGCCGGGAAGGTGCTCCGGGTCACCCGGGACGGCGAGGCACATCCCGACAACCCGTTCGACTCCCCGGTGTACACCTACGGCCACCGTAACCCGCGCGGGCTCACGTTCGCCGACGACGCGGTCTACGTCGTCGAGAACACACCCGACCTGGTCGACGAGCTCAACCGCCTGGAACGCGGCGGCAACTACGGCTGGCCCGAGGTCGCCGGGGCTGCCGACGACGACCGGTTCGTCGACCCCGTGCTCTCGTGGCAGGACCCACTCATCGGCCCCGGAAGCATCACCCACTACACCGGTCCCATCGACCGCTGGCGGGGCAGTTTCTTCGTCGGCGCGCTCACGGGGACGCATCTCCGACAGGTCACCTTCGGCGACGGCGACCCCGAGCAGCGAACGTTGTACGGCGACCTCGGCCGAATCCGGACGACGTTCACCGGGCCCGACGACCACCTCTACTTCACGACGAGCAATCAGGACGGTCGCGGCGACCCGGACCCCACCGACGACGAGATCTACCGCGTTCGGCCGCCGTGA
- a CDS encoding DUF7577 domain-containing protein, translating to MANVWDWTLGYLVVFAVLQLAVYVYYRRQVDDDPTPDPAGGDPAGVDRVVANTSVRDTGATDSRRCPHCGASNEPDSRYRYCRNCAKSLSGA from the coding sequence ATGGCGAACGTCTGGGACTGGACCCTCGGCTACCTCGTCGTGTTCGCCGTCCTCCAGCTCGCCGTGTACGTCTACTACCGCCGGCAGGTCGACGACGACCCCACGCCCGACCCGGCCGGTGGTGACCCCGCGGGCGTCGACCGGGTCGTGGCGAACACGTCGGTCCGCGACACCGGAGCGACCGACAGTCGACGCTGTCCACACTGCGGCGCGTCGAACGAGCCCGACTCGCGCTACCGGTACTGCCGCAACTGCGCGAAATCGCTGTCCGGGGCTTAG
- a CDS encoding DUF7331 family protein, protein MEDTDSERYVGRETVNGLIIYDRENLDAWIESDTTVAITEQTDHRSSPSR, encoded by the coding sequence ATGGAAGACACGGATTCCGAACGGTACGTCGGACGCGAGACGGTCAACGGACTCATCATCTACGACCGGGAGAACCTGGACGCCTGGATCGAGTCCGACACCACCGTCGCCATCACCGAGCAGACGGACCATCGGTCGTCGCCCTCGCGGTAG